One part of the Equus asinus isolate D_3611 breed Donkey chromosome 6, EquAss-T2T_v2, whole genome shotgun sequence genome encodes these proteins:
- the CPSF3 gene encoding cleavage and polyadenylation specificity factor subunit 3 isoform X1 — protein MSAIPAEESDQLLIRPLGAGQEVGRSCIILEFKGRKIMLDCGIHPGLEGMDALPYIDLIDPAEIDLLLISHFHLDHCGALPWFLQKTSFKGRTFMTHATKAIYRWLLSDYVKVSNISADDMLYTETDLEESMDKIETINFHEVKEVAGIKFWCYHAGHVLGAAMFMIEIAGVKLLYTGDFSRQEDRHLMAAEIPNIKPDILIIESTYGTHIHEKREEREARFCNTVHDIVNRGGRGLIPVFALGRAQELLLILDEYWQNHPELHDIPIYYASSLAKKCMAVYQTYVNAMNDKIRKQININNPFVFKHISNLKSMDHFDDIGPSVVMASPGMMQSGLSRELFESWCTDKRNGVIIAGYCVEGTLAKHIMSEPEEITTMSGQKLPLKMSVDYISFSAHTDYQQTSEFIRALKPPHVILVHGEQNEMARLKAALIREYEDNDEVHIEVHNPRNTEAVTLNFRGEKLAKVMGFLADKKPEQGQRVSGILVKRNFNYHILSPCDLSNYTDLAMSTVKQTQAIPYTGPFNLLYYQLQKLTGDVEELEIQEKPALKVFKNITVIQEPGMVVLEWLANPSNDMYADTVTTVILEVQSNPKIRKGAVQKVSKKLEMHVYSKRLEIMLQDIFGEDCVSVKDGSVLSVTVDGKTANINLETRTVECEEGSEDDESLREMVELAAQRLYEALTPVH, from the exons ATGTCTGCGATTCCCGCCGAGGAGAGTGACCAGCTGCTGATCCGACCCCT TGGAGCTGGACAAGAAGTAGGAAGATCATGTATTATTCTggaattcaaaggaagaaaaataatg ttgGACTGTGGGATCCACCCTGGGCTAGAAGGAATGGATGCTCTTCCTTATATCGATTTAATTGACCCAGCTGAGATTGATCTCCTGCTAATCAGTCa tttCCATTTGGATCACTGTGGAGCTTTGCCCTGGTTTCTACAGAAGACAAGTTTCAAAGGAAGAACATTTATGACTCATGCCACAAAAGCTATTTATAGATGGCTTCTTTCAGATTATGTCAAAGTTAG CAATATATCAGCAGATGACATGCTGTATACTGAGACAGATTTGGAAGAGAGCATGGACAAAATTGAAACCATCAACTTTCACGAAGTTAAGGAAGTTGCAGGAATCAAGTTTTGGTGTTACCACGCGGGCCACGTCCTGGGAGCTGCCATGTTCATGATTGAGATCGCAGGCGTGAAG CTTTTGTACACAGGTGATTTCTCAAGACAAGAAGATAGACACTTGATGGCAGCCGAAATTCCTAATATTAAACCTGATATTCTTATCATT GAATCTACTTACGGGACCCATATCCACGAGAAGCGTGAAGAGCGAGAAGCAAGATTCTGTAACACGGTTCACGATATTGTGAACAGAGGGGGCAGAGGTCTCATTCCTGTCTTCGCTCTTGGCAGGGCTCAGGAGCTGCTCTTGATTTTAG ATGAGTACTGGCAGAATCACCCAGAACTCCACGATATTCCAATATACTATGCGTCATCTTTGGCCAAGAAGTGTATGGCAGTCTATCAGACATATGTAAATGCCATGAATGACAAAATCCGCAAACAGATCAACATCAACAATCCCTTTGTTTTCAAACATATTAGTAACCTTAAG agcATGGATCATTTTGATGACATTGGTCCCAGCGTGGTAATGGCCTCCCCAGGCATGATGCAGAGTGGCTTATCCAGAGAGCTCTTTGAAAGCTGGTGTACTGATAAGAGGAACGGTGTCATTATAGCAGGGTACTGTGTAGAAGGGACACTTGCCAAG cATATCATGTCTGAACCGGAAGAAATCACTACCATGTCTGGACAGAAGTTACCACTGAAAATGTCGGTTGATTACATTTCTTTCTCTGCTCACACAGATTACCAGCAAACCAGTGAATTTATTCGTGCTTTGAAACCGCCTCATGTG ATTTTAGTCCACGGAGAACAGAATGAAATGGCCAGATTGAAAGCAGCCCTGATTCGAGAATATGAAGATAATGATGAAGTTCACATAGAAGTTCATAATCCTCGGAATACAGAAGCAGTGACCTTGAACTTCAGAGGAGAAAAGCTGGCCAAG gtCATGGGCTTTTTAGCAGACAAAAAACCAGAACAAGGCCAGCGGGTCTCAGGAATACTTGttaaaagaaactttaattaTCACATACTTTCTCCTTGTGACCTCTCCA aTTATACTGACTTGGCCATGAGCACTGTAAAACAGACCCAAGCCATTCCATATACTGGTCCTTTTAATTTGCTCTATTACCAGCTACAGAAGTTGACAG gTGATGTAGAAGAATTAGAAATTCAAGAAAAACCTGCTTTGAAAGTGTTCAAAAATATTACTGTAATACAGGAACCAGGAATGGTTGTATTAGAA TGGCTGGCAAACCCTTCCAATGATATGTATGCAGATACAGTAACGACCGTGATATTAGAAGTTCAGTCAAACCCGAAAATAAGGAAAG GTGCAGTACAGAAGGTTTCTAAGAAATTAGAAATGCACGTTTATAGCAAGAGGTTGGAGATCATGCTGCA